The stretch of DNA CTCCTTGCTTAGTCACTTGAAATCTCCAGACGAACTGGGTGAGGAGTTTACAACTCGACAACTAGCAAAAAAAAAGAACATTCTGTTCCACTTCGGTGTATGTATCCGGCAGTGGTGAATCTAGACAGAAACTGGAGGGTGGGCTCAAAGCCTGTATCATGTCAATATCTGTTGGGTTGGGCTTGCAAGTGGCTGAATTGGGCCATGAAACTAGTAGTAAAAAAAATTCTTACAGTGCTGGAGGGGGGGCTCAAGCCTGTTAAAGCCCCCCTAGTAGATTCGTCCCTGGTATCCGGTGTATGTATGCCCTTTGAAGCAACACTACAATCCTCAGCTGGTTCCTTTGAGCAACTCTTCACGAGTCTTCGAATGAGACATGTTCGGTTCAACAACCACCTCTTTTATAAAGAAGGCCGAATCAAGCGAGTTAGGGTTTGCCCATTTCACTTCTCCACCCGCCCGAGCTTCTCAGATAGGTTGCATTTGCCTCGCCATCTTCATTCTTCCCAGATTCCACCGCGCCTTGCAGTTAAATCCTCGctctgtcgccaatttcataaaagGTTAGGTGTAAATTCCGATTGCttgtatttgctgcaacctcttggATCTATTGTACCAACTCTGCGCTAAGATCGTCCTTTGTTTTTCGAGGTTGAGACTCTTTTTCTCACTAGAAAGAAGATAGCACAATAATTACCAAGATTACAAAACAATAATCACATATTCCGGTTACAAGGAGCATATTAGACTTTTTGTAATGGTGGATAATTACATCAAGGGAAGAATCAGATTCAGCTATTCTTTCTTCTTACTAGGAGCCTGTTTGGGACTACTCTGCTCCTTCAAATTCAGCTCCGCTCCAGAAAACACAAGCCAAACAGGGTAGCTCCACAATATGCCGCTCCGCAAAAAAACTAGAATCTGGTGTACAACTCTCAGTTTTTTATGAAGCTCTTCAGGGGGTGCTCCAAAAAACTCTAGAAGCTGGAGTTGGGTggaaattacccaccactgccaccagtaagtggatacCCCTTCGTTTCTCCCCCCTCAACCAATCAAACAGATTCTTTCCACCAACTATCTCATTCTTGAAGCTGGAGCTAGATGACAGCCAAACATTCTCCTTGATAGTACTACAACTTCTAGATGAAACTGCTCCAAAGTAAATTTAGTGGAGCGAAACCGATTTTTGTGAAGCGGAGCAGTCCTAAACAGGCCCTAGATAAACTAAGCTGGGGAAGAATTTTCCCCTTCTCAAAGAAAGAAGTTGGGGAAGAATTTTCAAAAGGAAaagacaaagaagaaaagaaagggaCGGCAAACCCAAGCAAAGCCGCCACCAACGAATACCCAGTCCACACCTGCGCCTCCGCCCAATCGACTGCTAGCCAACAAACCCCACCGCCCGCCCAGCTCAGAGATCCGGCCGCCGCCCAGGATCCCGGGGaggcggcgccgccgccgcggccatggCCCTCCACCACGGCGCGCGGCTCCGCTCCCGCGCCGCGCCCCTCCTCGCCGTCGTCGTCCTCGCGGTCCTCGCCCTCGTCTCGCTCCTCCGCGCCAGCCACGGCGGGGGCCGCCTGGCCCCGCCCGTCGCCTCCGCCGCGGCCGCCCGCAACCGCAACCACACCGCCGCGCAGCGCAAGATCCTGCTCGACCCGTCCTTCACCCCGCGGCTGCCGCGCCAGGGCGCGctgtccctctccctcgcccgccGCAACGCGCTGCCGCCGCGCAACGCGGCCCGCTTCCCCAGCCTCCCCGACGGCCACCTCAAGATCGTCCTCTACGTCCACAACCGGCCCCGCTACCTCCGCCTCGTCGTCGACAGCCTCTCCCGCGTCGACGGCATCGGCGAGGCGCTGCTCGTCGTCAGCCACGACGGCTACTTCCCCGAGATGGACGAGATCGTCAAGGGCATCGCCTTCTGCCAGGTGAAGCAGATCTTCGCGCCCTACTCGCCGCACCTCTTCCCGGACTCCTTCCCCGGCGTCGCGCCCGGGGACTGCCGGGACAAGGACAGGGCGGCCGAGAAGCGGTGCCGGGGCGAGCCGGACCAGTATGGCAACCACCGCTCCCCGAGGATCGTGTCGCTGAAGCACCACTGGTGGTGGATGATGAACACCGTGTGGGATGGGCTGGAGGAGACCAGGGACTTCGACGGGCACATCCTCTTCATCGAGGAGGACCACTACATCTTCCCCAATGCATACCGCAACGTGCAGCTGCTTGTGGATTTGAAGCCGAAGAAGTGCCCCCAATGCTATGCCGTCAATTTGGCGCCCTCCG from Triticum dicoccoides isolate Atlit2015 ecotype Zavitan chromosome 6A, WEW_v2.0, whole genome shotgun sequence encodes:
- the LOC119318330 gene encoding alpha-1,6-mannosyl-glycoprotein 2-beta-N-acetylglucosaminyltransferase-like — its product is MALHHGARLRSRAAPLLAVVVLAVLALVSLLRASHGGGRLAPPVASAAAARNRNHTAAQRKILLDPSFTPRLPRQGALSLSLARRNALPPRNAARFPSLPDGHLKIVLYVHNRPRYLRLVVDSLSRVDGIGEALLVVSHDGYFPEMDEIVKGIAFCQVKQIFAPYSPHLFPDSFPGVAPGDCRDKDRAAEKRCRGEPDQYGNHRSPRIVSLKHHWWWMMNTVWDGLEETRDFDGHILFIEEDHYIFPNAYRNVQLLVDLKPKKCPQCYAVNLAPSDVKAKGEGWESMVAEKMGNIGYAFNRTVWRKIHAKAKQFCDFDEYNWDITMWATVYPSFEAPVYSLRGPRRSAAHFGKCGLHQGQDSSSVCVDNGAGAVELDAIDKVPNIKADWPVHIIRKQPGYQAGFKGWGGWGDRRDRELCLSFAYMYHVKDTLSV